One window of Candidatus Methylocalor cossyra genomic DNA carries:
- a CDS encoding DUF1826 domain-containing protein, which yields MPRAVVSGTIADLALIFRPEVNLCVVHRRLPRALDGFVTQLLAGLESLEAELRLGAHEPVPPDRLLPASAQAMASVEAWLAEVDYLFGIFRDLFGAKAIGLRLRLLDKAMCPRFHVDNVPVRLVCTYGGLGTEWLPEAAVNRERLGHRSGGLPDHASGLMLDPDAVRRLPAGAIALLKGEKWPGNQGRGAVHRSPAPTPERPRRLLLTLDLR from the coding sequence ATGCCCCGCGCCGTCGTGTCGGGGACCATCGCCGACTTGGCGCTGATTTTCCGGCCCGAGGTGAACCTGTGCGTGGTCCACCGCCGCCTGCCCCGGGCGCTGGATGGTTTCGTGACACAGCTGTTGGCCGGCCTCGAATCCCTGGAAGCGGAACTGCGCCTAGGGGCGCACGAACCTGTCCCCCCGGATAGGCTACTGCCTGCATCAGCGCAGGCCATGGCTAGCGTCGAGGCTTGGCTCGCCGAGGTCGACTATCTGTTCGGCATCTTTCGCGATTTATTCGGGGCGAAAGCCATCGGTCTGCGCCTGCGCCTCCTCGACAAAGCCATGTGCCCCCGCTTCCATGTGGATAACGTGCCGGTGCGGCTGGTCTGCACCTACGGCGGCCTTGGCACCGAGTGGCTGCCCGAGGCGGCAGTGAACCGGGAGCGACTGGGCCACCGGAGCGGCGGCCTGCCGGACCACGCCTCCGGGCTGATGCTCGATCCCGACGCCGTCCGCCGCCTGCCGGCCGGCGCCATCGCCCTGCTGAAGGGCGAGAAGTGGCCGGGCAACCAGGGCCGGGGCGCGGTGCACCGCTCGCCCGCGCCGACCCCGGAGCGGCCGCGCCGCCTGCTGCTGACCCTGGACCTGCGGTAA
- a CDS encoding glycosyltransferase, which produces MTMTVSVVLTVLNEAKNLAALLDDLLAQSLPPDEIVIVDGGSTDGTRALLQRYADRHPSIKVFVEPGVNIARGRNLAIARATGEIIAVTDGGCRPDPDWLRELIAPFQRDPEVDAVAGRICAIGTTRFDYYNGLLSIPEGAGTSQTRMFYGRSSAFRRALWARIGGYPEWLYTAEDSLFALRAQGLGAKIVSAPASRLLWYPRPTLFKTAKMFYLYGRGNGHIQRGDLKGTLYWLRYHALWLATLAAGFWQPWLWLGTAATLAQLLRISVGPALRQLEAAGVQAPDRFFYVPLIVLTRNLATNLGYLAGHLEYRRNATFRERLRAYRELP; this is translated from the coding sequence ATGACGATGACGGTCAGCGTGGTCCTGACGGTACTTAACGAGGCCAAGAATCTGGCGGCTTTGCTGGACGATCTACTGGCCCAATCCCTTCCGCCGGACGAAATCGTGATCGTGGACGGCGGCTCCACGGACGGCACCCGGGCGCTGCTCCAGCGCTACGCCGACCGCCATCCTTCCATCAAGGTGTTCGTCGAGCCCGGGGTCAACATCGCCCGCGGCCGCAACCTCGCCATCGCCCGGGCGACCGGTGAGATCATCGCCGTCACCGACGGCGGCTGCCGCCCGGACCCGGACTGGCTGCGCGAGCTCATAGCCCCGTTCCAGCGCGACCCCGAGGTGGACGCCGTGGCCGGCCGGATCTGTGCGATCGGCACCACCCGCTTCGATTATTACAACGGCCTCTTGAGCATCCCGGAAGGGGCGGGGACCAGCCAGACCCGGATGTTCTACGGCCGCTCCTCGGCCTTCCGCCGCGCCCTCTGGGCCCGCATCGGCGGCTACCCGGAATGGCTGTACACCGCCGAGGACTCCCTATTCGCCCTGCGCGCCCAGGGGCTCGGCGCCAAAATCGTCAGTGCGCCCGCGTCCCGGCTCCTCTGGTACCCCCGCCCGACCCTGTTCAAGACCGCAAAAATGTTCTACCTGTACGGGCGCGGCAACGGCCACATCCAACGGGGCGACCTTAAGGGCACGCTGTACTGGCTGCGCTATCATGCCCTGTGGCTGGCGACCCTGGCGGCCGGATTCTGGCAGCCCTGGCTGTGGCTGGGCACGGCCGCCACCCTGGCGCAGTTATTGCGGATCAGCGTGGGTCCGGCCCTGCGCCAGCTGGAGGCGGCCGGCGTCCAGGCCCCGGACCGTTTCTTCTACGTGCCCTTGATCGTCCTCACCCGCAACCTCGCCACGAACTTGGGCTACCTGGCGGGGCATCTGGAATACCGGCGTAATGCCACCTTCCGGGAGCGGCTGCGGGCCTACCGGGAACTGCCCTAG
- a CDS encoding CopD family protein, translated as MALLPVLHVLSAVLWVGGMFFAHQVLRPVAAGLLEPPVRLRLWLKVFDRFFPWVQAAVIVLAVTGAWMIVRLGGLGRVGWYVHAMLTLALAMFAIFGYVQHRLLRALRGAVDNGDWPAGGAVLGRIRRLVGINLLLGLVTVAVASGGRHFAH; from the coding sequence ATGGCCCTGCTCCCCGTTCTGCATGTTCTGTCCGCTGTCCTGTGGGTCGGCGGGATGTTTTTCGCCCACCAGGTGCTGCGGCCGGTCGCCGCGGGCCTGCTGGAGCCGCCGGTGCGGCTTAGGCTGTGGCTGAAAGTGTTCGACCGGTTTTTCCCCTGGGTCCAGGCGGCGGTGATCGTGCTCGCGGTGACCGGCGCTTGGATGATCGTGCGCTTGGGTGGCCTCGGTCGGGTCGGCTGGTACGTGCACGCCATGTTGACGCTGGCCTTGGCCATGTTCGCCATCTTCGGCTATGTGCAGCACCGATTGCTCCGGGCCCTGCGCGGGGCGGTAGACAACGGCGACTGGCCGGCCGGCGGCGCGGTGCTCGGTCGGATCCGGCGCCTGGTCGGCATCAATCTGCTGCTCGGCCTGGTCACCGTGGCAGTGGCCAGCGGCGGGCGGCATTTCGCCCATTGA
- a CDS encoding YajQ family cyclic di-GMP-binding protein: MPSFDIVSEVNLHEAANAVDQANREVGTRFDFKGTGAHYELDGSTITLHGENEFQLRQMLDILQLKLGKRGIDIACLKIDPPQVSGRAARQTVILRQGIDAALAKTLTRLIKDSKLKVQAAIQGEQVRVTGKQRDDLQAVIALLRGAKLDLPLQFTNFRD; encoded by the coding sequence ATGCCATCCTTTGATATCGTTTCGGAAGTGAACCTCCACGAGGCGGCCAACGCGGTCGACCAGGCCAACCGGGAAGTTGGCACAAGGTTCGATTTCAAGGGCACGGGCGCCCACTACGAGCTGGACGGGAGCACCATCACCCTACACGGCGAGAACGAGTTCCAGCTCCGCCAAATGTTGGACATCCTGCAGCTGAAGCTGGGCAAGCGCGGCATCGACATCGCATGCCTCAAGATCGATCCGCCCCAGGTCTCGGGCCGGGCGGCGCGCCAAACGGTGATCTTACGCCAAGGGATCGACGCGGCCCTGGCCAAGACCTTGACCCGCCTGATCAAGGACAGCAAGCTCAAAGTCCAGGCGGCGATCCAGGGCGAACAGGTGCGGGTGACCGGCAAGCAACGGGACGACTTGCAGGCGGTGATCGCCCTGCTGCGCGGCGCCAAACTGGACCTGCCCCTGCAATTTACCAACTTCCGCGATTGA
- the djlA gene encoding co-chaperone DjlA: MTWLGKVVGGTFGFLMGGPLGALLGAAFGHQLDRNLDEVELLESDGAAGVQYRVQMAFFTATFSVMGHIAKADGRVSEAEIDAARRVMGRMELPEDLRRTAIHLYHQGKRADFPLDAALEQFRQECQKRYALFRVFIEIQLEAALADGVLHRSAEQLLLRICDRLNFSRFEFYAMRARLEAERRFARHSHRARQRARREPPTAREPSLADAYAVLGASASASDSDIKRAYRRLMSQHHPDKLAARGVPEEMLRLATEKTQQIRRAYDAIAKARKL; this comes from the coding sequence ATGACCTGGCTCGGCAAAGTGGTGGGCGGCACCTTCGGCTTTCTCATGGGGGGACCCTTGGGCGCGCTGCTCGGCGCCGCCTTCGGGCATCAACTGGACCGCAATCTGGACGAGGTCGAACTGTTGGAGTCGGACGGCGCCGCCGGGGTTCAATACCGGGTGCAAATGGCCTTCTTCACTGCCACCTTTTCGGTCATGGGGCATATCGCCAAGGCCGACGGCCGGGTGTCGGAGGCCGAAATCGACGCCGCCCGCCGGGTCATGGGGCGGATGGAGTTGCCGGAGGACCTGCGCCGCACCGCCATCCACCTGTACCACCAGGGCAAACGGGCGGATTTCCCGCTGGACGCGGCCCTAGAACAATTCCGCCAGGAGTGTCAGAAACGTTATGCGCTGTTCCGGGTATTCATCGAAATCCAACTGGAAGCCGCCCTGGCCGACGGCGTCCTGCACCGATCGGCGGAACAGCTGCTGCTGAGAATCTGCGACCGCCTGAATTTTTCCCGCTTCGAGTTCTATGCCATGCGTGCCCGTCTGGAAGCGGAGCGCCGCTTCGCCCGCCACAGCCATCGGGCGCGCCAGCGGGCCCGCAGGGAGCCGCCGACCGCCCGCGAACCCTCCCTGGCCGACGCCTACGCCGTGCTCGGCGCCTCCGCTTCGGCCAGCGACAGCGACATCAAGCGGGCCTACCGGCGCTTGATGAGCCAGCACCATCCCGACAAGCTGGCGGCGCGCGGCGTGCCCGAGGAAATGCTACGCCTCGCCACCGAGAAGACCCAGCAGATCCGTAGGGCCTATGATGCCATCGCCAAAGCCCGCAAGCTTTGA
- a CDS encoding phosphoribosylaminoimidazolesuccinocarboxamide synthase, producing the protein MSRPDTLYQSALTSLPLLGRGKVRDLYEIDPDTLLIVATDRISAFDCILPDAIPGKGRVLTALSNFWFARLGSIVPHHLLDWPLSRVLADPADREEVEGRAMVVRKLRPLPIEAVVRGYLAGSGWKEYQATGTVCGIPLPAGLRLAERLPEPIFTPATKAALGQHDENIPFERAAALIGGPLAEQVREVSLRLYREAAEHALARGIVIADTKFEFGLDAEGRLHWIDEALTPDSSRFWPLDGYQVGSAPPSFDKQFVRDYLDSLPWDKRPPAPHLPPEVIARTAAQYREAERRLTRP; encoded by the coding sequence ATGAGCCGACCGGATACCCTTTACCAAAGCGCCCTTACCAGCCTGCCCTTGCTCGGCCGGGGCAAGGTCCGCGACCTCTACGAGATCGACCCCGACACCCTCTTGATCGTCGCCACCGACCGCATTTCTGCCTTCGATTGCATCCTGCCCGACGCCATTCCCGGCAAGGGCCGGGTGCTGACCGCCCTCTCCAATTTCTGGTTCGCCCGGCTTGGGTCCATCGTGCCCCATCACCTGTTAGATTGGCCGCTGAGCCGGGTGCTGGCCGATCCCGCCGATCGGGAGGAGGTGGAAGGCCGGGCGATGGTAGTGCGAAAGCTTCGGCCTTTGCCCATCGAAGCGGTGGTGCGCGGCTACCTGGCGGGGTCCGGCTGGAAGGAGTATCAAGCCACCGGGACGGTGTGCGGCATCCCCCTGCCCGCCGGGTTGAGGCTGGCGGAGCGGCTGCCGGAGCCGATCTTCACGCCGGCCACCAAGGCGGCGTTGGGGCAGCATGACGAAAACATCCCCTTCGAGCGCGCCGCGGCCCTGATCGGCGGCCCGTTGGCGGAGCAGGTGCGGGAGGTGAGCCTAAGGCTGTATCGGGAAGCGGCCGAGCATGCCCTGGCGCGGGGGATCGTCATCGCCGACACCAAGTTCGAGTTCGGCTTGGACGCCGAAGGTCGGCTCCATTGGATCGACGAGGCCCTGACCCCGGATTCGTCCCGGTTCTGGCCCTTGGACGGGTACCAGGTGGGAAGCGCGCCGCCCAGTTTCGACAAACAGTTCGTGCGCGATTACCTGGACAGCCTTCCCTGGGACAAGCGGCCGCCGGCGCCCCACCTGCCGCCCGAGGTGATCGCCAGGACCGCCGCCCAGTACCGGGAGGCGGAACGACGCCTGACCCGGCCTTAG
- the mazG gene encoding nucleoside triphosphate pyrophosphohydrolase, with the protein MINTLRLLDIMARLRDPVSGCPWDLKQDFASLIPYTLEEAYELADAVERGDADDLREELGDLLLQVVFHARLAEERGWFGFDEVAGAIADKLVRRHPHVFGDAVFASDEERHRFWEASKRAERLEKGKAEPPASVLDGLPEPLPALMRAQKLQQRAAQHGFDWNAVGPVFDKLREELAELEEAHAAGDPEQIREELGDLLFVAVNLARHLELDAETALRASTRKFIRRFQHIERQLAAEGRALADCTLAELDALWEDAKRRERLP; encoded by the coding sequence CCCGGCTGCGCGACCCGGTCAGCGGCTGTCCCTGGGACCTGAAACAGGACTTCGCCAGTTTGATCCCCTACACCCTGGAGGAAGCCTACGAGCTGGCGGACGCGGTGGAACGGGGCGATGCCGACGATCTCCGGGAGGAGCTGGGGGATCTGCTGCTGCAGGTGGTGTTCCATGCCCGGCTGGCCGAGGAACGGGGCTGGTTCGGCTTCGACGAGGTGGCGGGGGCGATCGCCGACAAGCTGGTCCGGCGCCATCCCCATGTGTTCGGGGATGCTGTGTTCGCCAGCGACGAGGAACGGCACCGCTTTTGGGAAGCCTCAAAGCGGGCGGAGCGCCTCGAGAAGGGCAAGGCCGAGCCACCGGCAAGCGTCCTGGATGGGCTTCCCGAGCCGCTGCCCGCCCTCATGCGGGCACAGAAGCTGCAGCAGCGGGCTGCCCAGCACGGCTTCGACTGGAATGCCGTGGGCCCGGTGTTCGATAAGCTGCGGGAAGAATTGGCGGAGCTGGAGGAAGCCCATGCGGCGGGGGATCCAGAGCAGATCCGCGAGGAGCTCGGCGATCTTCTGTTCGTGGCGGTGAACCTGGCCCGCCACCTGGAGCTGGACGCGGAAACCGCGCTCAGGGCCAGCACCCGCAAGTTCATACGCCGCTTCCAGCACATCGAACGGCAGCTCGCGGCCGAGGGCCGGGCCCTGGCCGATTGCACTCTGGCGGAACTGGACGCCCTCTGGGAGGACGCCAAGCGGCGCGAGCGGCTCCCCTAA